Proteins from a single region of Ensifer adhaerens:
- the gor gene encoding glutathione-disulfide reductase — MPAFDYDLFVIGGGSGGVRSGRLAASLGKKVAIAEEFRYGGTCVIRGCVPKKLYVYASQFSEHFEDAAGFGWSVGQSRFDWKKLVAAKEQEITRLEGLYQKGLNNAGAEILHTRAELVGPNTVRLLDSGKTVTAERIVIAVGGHPTPHDALPGHEHCISSNEAFDLPELPKSILIAGGGYIAVEFANIFHGLGVETTLIYRGKEILSRFDHDLRRGLHAAMEEKGIRILCEDIIQSVALNADGKRVAQTKKHGEIVADQVMLALGRVPNTKGLGLEAAGVKTDERGAIVVDAFSRTSAPGIYALGDVTDRVQLTPVAIHEAMCFIETEYKNNPVSPDHDLIATAVFSQPEIGTVGLTEEEAGRRFDELEVYRAEFRPMKATLSGRREKMIMKLIVNAADRKVLGAHILGHDAGEMAQLLGISLKAGCTKDDFDRTMAVHPTAAEELVTMYSPSYRIRKGERI, encoded by the coding sequence ATGCCCGCGTTCGACTATGACCTCTTCGTAATCGGTGGCGGGTCCGGCGGCGTCAGAAGCGGCCGCCTGGCGGCAAGCCTCGGTAAGAAGGTGGCGATTGCAGAAGAGTTTCGGTACGGCGGCACCTGCGTCATTCGCGGCTGCGTGCCGAAGAAGCTCTATGTTTACGCGTCGCAGTTTTCCGAACATTTCGAAGACGCAGCCGGCTTTGGCTGGTCGGTCGGCCAGAGCCGCTTCGACTGGAAGAAACTGGTTGCCGCCAAGGAACAGGAAATCACCCGGCTCGAAGGGCTCTACCAGAAGGGCCTGAACAATGCCGGCGCCGAAATCCTGCATACGCGCGCCGAGCTCGTCGGCCCCAACACGGTTCGCCTGCTCGACAGCGGCAAGACCGTCACGGCCGAGCGGATCGTCATCGCCGTCGGCGGTCATCCGACGCCGCACGACGCCCTGCCGGGGCACGAGCACTGCATTTCCTCGAACGAGGCCTTCGATCTCCCAGAACTGCCTAAGTCGATCCTGATTGCGGGTGGCGGCTACATCGCCGTCGAATTCGCCAACATCTTCCACGGCCTCGGCGTCGAAACGACACTGATCTACCGCGGCAAGGAGATCCTGTCGCGCTTCGACCACGACCTGCGCCGCGGTCTGCATGCCGCGATGGAAGAGAAGGGCATTCGCATCCTGTGCGAGGACATCATCCAGTCTGTCGCCCTGAACGCGGACGGCAAGCGCGTGGCACAGACAAAGAAGCACGGTGAGATCGTTGCCGACCAGGTGATGCTGGCGCTCGGGCGCGTGCCAAACACCAAGGGTCTGGGTCTGGAGGCCGCAGGCGTCAAGACCGATGAGCGTGGCGCCATCGTCGTCGACGCCTTCTCCCGCACCAGCGCACCGGGCATCTATGCGCTCGGCGACGTGACCGACCGCGTTCAGCTGACGCCGGTCGCGATCCACGAGGCCATGTGCTTCATCGAGACCGAGTACAAGAACAATCCGGTGTCGCCGGATCACGACCTGATCGCCACCGCCGTCTTCTCGCAACCCGAGATCGGCACCGTCGGCCTGACGGAAGAGGAGGCCGGGCGCCGGTTCGACGAGCTGGAAGTCTATCGCGCCGAATTCCGGCCGATGAAGGCGACGCTTTCGGGTCGCAGGGAAAAGATGATCATGAAGCTGATCGTCAACGCCGCCGACCGCAAGGTGCTCGGTGCCCACATCCTTGGTCACGACGCCGGAGAAATGGCCCAGCTACTGGGCATCTCGCTGAAGGCTGGCTGCACCAAGGACGATTTCGACCGGACCATGGCAGTGCACCCGACGGCAGCGGAAGAACTGGTGACGATGTATTCGCCGTCCTACCGCATCCGCAAGGGCGAGCGTATCTAA
- the rpiA gene encoding ribose-5-phosphate isomerase RpiA, whose product MDAREMKIKAAAAALEYVEDGMRLGIGTGSTAEEFVRLLAEKVAAGFRIEGVPTSERTARLCLELGVPLKSLDELPELDLTIDGADEVDGRLRLIKGGGGALLREKIVASASKRMIVIADESKVVEVLGAFKLPIEINPFGQVATRIAIEKLASRLGLSGEIAVRQSHDGAFKTDGGHLILDASFGRIPDADALAGELNAIPGVVEHGLFIGIASLAIIAGPEQARILTAS is encoded by the coding sequence GCAGCGGCTCTGGAATATGTCGAAGACGGCATGCGCCTCGGCATCGGCACGGGCTCCACGGCTGAGGAATTTGTCCGTCTGCTGGCTGAAAAGGTCGCCGCGGGCTTCCGTATCGAAGGTGTGCCCACCTCGGAGCGTACCGCGCGGCTTTGCCTTGAGCTCGGCGTGCCGTTGAAGTCGCTCGACGAACTGCCGGAACTGGACCTGACGATCGACGGTGCCGACGAGGTCGATGGCCGGCTGCGGCTGATCAAGGGTGGCGGCGGCGCGCTGCTGCGCGAGAAGATCGTTGCGAGCGCCTCCAAGCGAATGATCGTGATCGCCGACGAATCGAAGGTCGTCGAAGTTCTCGGCGCCTTCAAGCTGCCGATCGAGATCAATCCCTTCGGTCAGGTTGCGACCCGGATCGCCATTGAAAAGCTGGCATCGCGCCTCGGCCTTTCAGGCGAAATTGCCGTGCGTCAGTCCCATGACGGCGCCTTCAAGACCGATGGCGGGCACCTCATTCTCGATGCATCTTTTGGCCGTATTCCTGATGCAGATGCGCTCGCGGGAGAGCTGAATGCCATTCCCGGCGTCGTCGAGCATGGGCTTTTCATTGGCATCGCGTCGCTGGCAATCATTGCAGGGCCGGAACAGGCACGCATTCTGACTGCGTCCTGA
- a CDS encoding DUF2059 domain-containing protein, whose amino-acid sequence MNKLAGLVRTFAATAVLLSASIPAVKAQDVSEEQIKAARATIAALGVTNSFDNILPNLAERLKNTLIQASPNHQELITATVDDKALALAARRADLENEAATIYAKTFTLEELNAITEFYGSAAGKKLLNDGPIASRELLKAADIWAAGVSRDLNQEATKSLDDKVGSTQPAAEGAVQAPAQ is encoded by the coding sequence ATGAACAAACTCGCAGGTCTTGTCCGCACATTCGCTGCCACCGCGGTTCTGCTTTCCGCATCGATTCCGGCGGTTAAGGCCCAGGACGTCTCCGAAGAGCAGATCAAGGCAGCGCGCGCGACGATCGCAGCGCTTGGCGTGACCAACAGCTTCGACAACATTCTGCCGAACCTTGCCGAACGGCTGAAGAACACGCTGATCCAGGCATCGCCGAACCATCAGGAACTGATCACCGCGACGGTTGACGACAAGGCGTTGGCCCTTGCCGCCCGCCGTGCAGACCTCGAGAACGAAGCCGCGACGATCTACGCCAAGACCTTTACGCTGGAAGAGCTGAACGCGATCACGGAATTCTACGGCTCTGCTGCCGGCAAGAAGCTCCTGAACGACGGCCCGATCGCATCGCGCGAGCTGCTGAAGGCGGCCGACATCTGGGCTGCGGGCGTTTCCCGCGACCTGAACCAGGAAGCCACCAAGTCGCTCGACGACAAGGTTGGCAGCACGCAGCCGGCTGCCGAAGGCGCCGTCCAGGCGCCGGCGCAATAA